Proteins encoded by one window of Nocardioides euryhalodurans:
- a CDS encoding NAD(P)-dependent alcohol dehydrogenase, translated as MHAVIQDRYGGPDVLRLGELPDPVPAADEVLLQVRAVSLNGSDRENLAGRPAYARWSNGLRRPRHPVPGSDVAGVVAAVGSAVTEYAPGDELFGELAGYRGGLAELVCTRPTLLARKPDWLSFAEASTIPQAGGIARRATADVRPGTRVLVNGAGGAGGVFVVALATHAGAEVTAVDRADKADFLREVGAHRTIDFATEDWADDRDSFDLVVDLVAERSPFRVHRALRRGGRYAMVGGLARILLVTAIAGPLVGLATRKRVGVLVVPQSRAELEAVTALVARGAVTPRIDHVYPLRDAPAAFARLAAGDSMGKIVLDVREG; from the coding sequence GTCCCCGCTGCCGACGAGGTCCTGCTGCAGGTGCGTGCGGTGTCCCTGAACGGCTCGGACCGGGAGAACCTGGCGGGACGTCCGGCGTACGCCCGTTGGTCCAACGGCCTGCGACGACCGCGGCACCCGGTCCCCGGCTCCGACGTCGCGGGCGTCGTCGCCGCGGTCGGCAGCGCGGTCACGGAGTACGCCCCGGGAGACGAGCTGTTCGGCGAGCTGGCCGGATACCGTGGCGGGCTTGCCGAGCTCGTCTGCACCAGACCCACGCTCCTGGCCCGCAAGCCCGACTGGCTGTCGTTCGCGGAGGCTTCGACGATCCCGCAGGCAGGCGGCATCGCCCGCAGGGCGACCGCCGACGTCCGCCCGGGAACGAGGGTCCTGGTCAACGGCGCGGGTGGTGCCGGCGGCGTGTTCGTGGTCGCGTTGGCCACGCATGCCGGTGCCGAGGTGACGGCGGTCGACCGAGCCGACAAGGCCGACTTCCTGCGCGAGGTCGGGGCACACCGCACCATCGACTTCGCCACCGAGGACTGGGCCGACGACCGCGACAGCTTCGACCTGGTCGTGGATCTCGTGGCCGAGCGCTCGCCGTTCCGCGTGCACCGCGCGCTGCGGCGGGGAGGGCGCTACGCGATGGTGGGCGGCCTGGCCAGGATCCTGCTGGTCACCGCGATCGCCGGCCCGCTGGTGGGTCTGGCCACCCGGAAGAGGGTCGGGGTGCTGGTCGTCCCGCAGTCGCGAGCCGAGCTCGAGGCGGTGACGGCCCTCGTCGCCCGGGGCGCCGTCACGCCGAGGATCGACCACGTCTACCCGCTGCGAGATGCCCCCGCGGCGTTCGCCCGCCTCGCCGCCGGCGACAGCATGGGCAAGATCGTGCTCGACGTCAGGGAAGGGTGA
- a CDS encoding class I SAM-dependent methyltransferase, whose product MTTTLLVLVLVAALAAVAVSVLLLREVNHLKAKVEESSGGSQGVEKLIRDAVGSIQQQTLRQHRETRAVADALFSLGGLGPDGATTPSTQGWSASPMVLRQLAEQVTERRPELVVEIGGGGSSVLLGRLLRAQGHGRVVSFEHDPAFAEITRGHLRRHGVEDLVEIRVAPLVPVELGGETYEWYDPEAFADLADVGLVFVDGPPGRTGPHARYPAVPVLAPHCLPGAGVLLDDGARQQEREVADRWIAEHGATEIWSDDVGTGWVQLTLP is encoded by the coding sequence ATGACCACCACCCTGCTCGTCCTGGTGCTCGTCGCCGCTCTCGCGGCCGTCGCGGTCTCCGTGTTGCTGCTACGCGAGGTCAACCACCTCAAGGCCAAGGTGGAGGAGTCCAGCGGCGGGTCGCAGGGCGTCGAGAAGCTCATCCGGGACGCCGTCGGGTCGATCCAGCAGCAGACCCTGCGCCAGCACCGCGAGACCCGTGCCGTGGCCGACGCCCTCTTCTCGCTCGGCGGGCTCGGCCCCGACGGCGCGACGACGCCCAGCACCCAGGGCTGGTCGGCCTCCCCGATGGTGCTGCGCCAGCTCGCCGAGCAGGTCACCGAGCGTCGGCCCGAGCTGGTCGTCGAGATCGGCGGCGGCGGGTCCTCGGTGCTGCTGGGTCGGCTGCTGCGCGCCCAGGGCCACGGCCGCGTCGTCAGCTTCGAGCACGACCCCGCGTTCGCCGAGATCACCCGCGGCCACCTGCGTCGCCACGGCGTCGAGGACCTGGTCGAGATCCGGGTCGCACCGCTGGTCCCCGTCGAGCTCGGCGGCGAGACCTACGAGTGGTACGACCCCGAGGCCTTCGCCGACCTCGCCGACGTCGGTCTGGTCTTCGTGGACGGCCCCCCCGGACGGACCGGCCCTCACGCCCGCTACCCGGCGGTCCCGGTCCTCGCACCGCACTGCCTGCCGGGTGCCGGCGTGCTGCTCGACGACGGGGCCCGCCAGCAGGAGCGCGAGGTGGCCGACCGCTGGATCGCCGAGCACGGCGCCACCGAGATCTGGTCCGACGACGTCGGGACCGGCTGGGTGCAGCTCACCCTTCCCTGA
- a CDS encoding glycosyltransferase family 2 protein, with translation MSLSVVVPVHNVAPYLAEALDSVLAQDDHLAEVIAVDDGSTDESPAILASYAERRPDLLRVITTDNAGSGAARNLAAGQAEGDYLTFVDPDDVVLPGTWGRMLELLDRTGSDFAVCHFERLHADGGRSTLRWADRVHATPRERARLDDVPEIVGDVFCWNKVFRRDFWQDHGLAFPEGTRYQDQPAVTEAFLRSTAFDVTPEVGYLWRVREDGSSVTQGRAELGNLQDRVTTKRDTWNLVRELGSPRVQEAFRDRVAPGDLHQFFAALADCDDDYWELFRSMLLELWGPEHSLARTRLLPSHRLMGWLVEQDRRADATALWGHVASATRPLPVRPTADQQGLALDTSALFTDAVPEDVVRLRDDEIGWDATAEEVRRGWRGHELTGTVAVRRLGAREPFRLKVRSLEAPVLTHRLDTPHGPVTLTGPVTLPTTEAR, from the coding sequence ATGTCCTTGAGCGTCGTCGTGCCCGTGCACAACGTCGCCCCCTACCTCGCCGAGGCGCTCGACAGCGTCCTGGCGCAGGACGACCACCTCGCCGAGGTCATCGCCGTCGACGACGGGTCCACCGACGAGAGTCCCGCGATCCTGGCGTCGTACGCCGAGCGCCGTCCCGACCTGCTGCGTGTCATCACCACGGACAACGCCGGCTCCGGGGCCGCCCGCAACCTCGCGGCCGGTCAGGCCGAGGGTGACTACCTCACCTTCGTCGACCCTGACGACGTGGTGCTGCCCGGCACCTGGGGCCGGATGCTGGAGCTCCTCGACCGCACCGGCTCCGACTTCGCCGTGTGCCACTTCGAGCGCCTCCACGCCGATGGCGGCCGCAGCACCCTCCGGTGGGCGGACCGGGTTCACGCCACCCCACGCGAGCGGGCACGCCTCGACGACGTCCCGGAGATCGTCGGTGACGTCTTCTGCTGGAACAAGGTGTTCCGGCGCGACTTCTGGCAGGACCACGGCCTGGCGTTCCCGGAGGGCACGCGCTACCAGGACCAGCCGGCCGTCACCGAGGCCTTCCTGCGATCCACCGCCTTCGACGTCACGCCCGAGGTGGGCTACCTGTGGCGGGTGCGCGAGGACGGGTCCTCGGTGACCCAGGGGCGCGCCGAGCTCGGCAACCTCCAGGACCGGGTCACGACCAAGCGCGACACCTGGAACCTGGTCCGCGAGCTCGGTTCTCCCCGGGTGCAGGAGGCCTTCCGCGACCGCGTCGCCCCCGGCGACCTCCACCAGTTCTTCGCTGCCCTCGCCGACTGCGACGACGACTACTGGGAGCTGTTCCGCTCGATGCTCCTCGAGCTGTGGGGCCCGGAGCACTCGCTCGCCCGGACCCGGCTGCTCCCCTCCCACCGCCTGATGGGCTGGCTGGTGGAGCAGGACCGTCGAGCCGACGCGACCGCGCTGTGGGGACACGTCGCGAGCGCGACCCGTCCGCTCCCGGTGCGGCCGACGGCGGACCAGCAGGGTCTGGCGCTCGACACCAGCGCGCTGTTCACCGACGCGGTCCCCGAGGACGTCGTCCGGCTCCGTGACGACGAGATCGGCTGGGACGCCACCGCCGAGGAGGTCCGCCGCGGCTGGCGTGGCCACGAGCTGACCGGCACCGTCGCCGTACGCCGCCTGGGCGCCCGCGAGCCGTTCCGGCTCAAGGTCCGCTCGCTCGAGGCCCCGGTGCTCACCCACCGCCTGGACACTCCCCACGGCCCGGTCACCCTGACCGGTCCGGTGACCCTGCCCACCACGGAGGCACGATGA
- a CDS encoding DMT family transporter — translation MSWLVLVLSGVLEAVWAVALGRSEGFTRLAPSLTFAGALVLSMAGLAWAMRTLPVGTAYAVWVGIGATLAVAHGMVTGAEAVSLLKILLLAGIVGCVVGLKLVG, via the coding sequence ATGTCATGGCTCGTCCTGGTCCTGTCCGGTGTCCTCGAGGCCGTCTGGGCGGTCGCCCTGGGCCGCTCCGAGGGCTTCACCCGCCTCGCGCCCTCGCTGACCTTCGCGGGCGCGCTCGTGCTCTCCATGGCGGGGCTCGCGTGGGCGATGCGCACGCTCCCCGTCGGCACGGCCTACGCCGTCTGGGTCGGGATCGGCGCCACCCTCGCCGTGGCCCACGGGATGGTGACCGGCGCGGAGGCGGTGTCGCTGCTCAAGATCCTGCTGCTCGCCGGCATCGTCGGCTGCGTGGTCGGCCTCAAGCTGGTCGGCTGA
- a CDS encoding rRNA adenine N-6-methyltransferase family protein, with protein MSAGGTSRRTWGWHPLRPDWARRVVAAAPVRPGDLVLDLGAGDGALTAPLVRAGARVLAIELHPGRATALRRRFEDDDVTVVEADLRDLRLPARPFRVVASPPYGLSTALVRTLLSSDRVRSADLVLQRAAVRRLVGQPPRGRHARRYRLDAGLRLPRHAFVPPPKVDSAVLQVRR; from the coding sequence GTGTCCGCCGGCGGGACGTCACGCCGGACGTGGGGATGGCACCCGCTCCGGCCTGACTGGGCTCGCCGGGTCGTGGCCGCGGCGCCGGTGCGCCCCGGCGACCTCGTGCTCGACCTCGGCGCCGGTGACGGTGCGCTCACCGCCCCACTCGTCCGCGCCGGGGCGCGGGTGCTGGCGATCGAGCTGCACCCCGGGCGGGCCACTGCGCTGCGCCGACGGTTCGAGGACGACGACGTGACCGTGGTCGAGGCGGACCTGCGCGACCTCCGGCTGCCCGCGCGACCCTTCCGGGTCGTCGCGAGCCCGCCGTACGGGCTGTCGACGGCACTCGTGCGCACCTTGCTCTCGAGCGACCGGGTGCGCTCGGCCGACCTCGTGCTGCAACGGGCCGCCGTACGTCGGCTGGTCGGGCAGCCGCCCCGCGGCCGGCATGCCCGCCGCTACCGCCTCGATGCCGGGCTGCGACTCCCCCGGCACGCGTTCGTCCCGCCGCCGAAGGTCGACTCCGCGGTGCTGCAGGTGCGGCGGTGA
- a CDS encoding AAA family ATPase translates to MPRLIHLNGLPGSGKSTLGRAWVEAHDGSLLVDPDLLLTSIGGWRERFFALIPTARALAVSLVSTHLTGSSDVVLCQLATAPGEIEPYERAARDHGADVVEVLLTCDPELLLARRSARAGDTAHGIRHDLDAVIEEHGGEQLLRRIQSHFQAYASLRDQAHRLLVRDEPVAETLRRLEELLDPGCPKTG, encoded by the coding sequence ATGCCACGACTGATCCACCTCAACGGCCTGCCCGGGAGCGGGAAGTCCACGCTGGGCCGCGCCTGGGTGGAGGCCCACGACGGCAGCCTGCTCGTCGACCCCGACCTGCTGCTCACCAGCATCGGCGGGTGGCGCGAGCGGTTCTTCGCCCTCATCCCGACCGCCCGCGCGCTGGCGGTCTCGCTCGTCAGCACCCACCTCACCGGCAGCTCCGACGTCGTGCTCTGCCAGCTCGCCACCGCACCGGGGGAGATCGAGCCCTACGAGCGCGCGGCCCGCGACCATGGGGCCGACGTCGTCGAGGTGCTGCTGACCTGCGACCCCGAGCTGCTGCTCGCCCGGCGGAGCGCTCGAGCCGGGGACACCGCCCATGGCATCCGTCACGACCTCGACGCCGTGATCGAGGAGCACGGCGGGGAGCAGCTGCTGCGCAGGATCCAGTCCCACTTCCAGGCCTACGCATCCCTGCGCGATCAGGCGCACCGGTTGCTCGTGCGCGACGAGCCGGTGGCGGAGACGCTGCGCCGCCTCGAGGAGCTCCTCGACCCCGGGTGCCCGAAAACCGGGTGA
- a CDS encoding DinB family protein yields the protein MRRFDDEDLTGAEFRECDLSRARMVGVVMQDAEIDGLVTSLVVNGVEVMPYVEAELDRRHPVRLLIRSDRPADLREAWRQLRDDWATTTERVRSMPENSEHRGVDGEWSMVETLRHLVFVHDTWFRRCVLGLTEPFTAMGLGPPDVMDRKEDGLDRSARPSLDEVLAVRSRQASEIEAWLAEVTADQLTQTAPVPDDDRWPPYATGRTVRKCLGTVLDEEWAHHGFCKRDLDKLTRQHSPQG from the coding sequence ATGCGACGCTTCGACGACGAGGACCTCACCGGCGCAGAGTTCCGCGAGTGCGACCTGAGCCGAGCGCGGATGGTCGGCGTGGTCATGCAGGACGCCGAGATCGACGGCCTGGTGACCAGTCTCGTGGTCAACGGGGTCGAGGTGATGCCGTACGTCGAGGCGGAGCTCGACCGCCGTCACCCGGTACGGCTGCTGATCCGCTCCGATCGACCGGCCGACCTGCGAGAGGCCTGGCGCCAGCTGCGGGACGACTGGGCGACGACCACCGAGCGAGTCCGCTCCATGCCCGAGAACAGCGAGCATCGCGGCGTCGACGGCGAGTGGTCGATGGTCGAGACCCTGCGTCACCTCGTCTTCGTGCACGACACCTGGTTCCGACGCTGCGTGCTCGGGCTCACCGAGCCGTTCACTGCCATGGGACTGGGGCCGCCGGACGTCATGGACCGGAAGGAGGACGGGCTCGACCGGTCCGCCCGACCGAGCCTCGACGAGGTGCTCGCCGTACGGAGCCGGCAGGCTTCGGAGATCGAGGCCTGGCTGGCCGAGGTCACGGCCGACCAGCTCACGCAGACCGCGCCGGTTCCCGACGACGACCGATGGCCCCCGTACGCGACGGGGCGGACGGTGCGGAAGTGCCTCGGCACGGTGCTCGACGAGGAGTGGGCGCACCACGGGTTCTGCAAGCGCGACCTCGACAAGCTGACGCGTCAGCACTCCCCGCAGGGTTGA
- a CDS encoding AAA family ATPase — protein sequence MSRVVFMCGPSGSGKSTYARRLEAGGMVRLSFDLEMWRRGIATATLPPETRAEIEADLRARLLELVAAGTDVVLDFSFWSRQMREDYRALLVPTGVVPETVYLATDRATVLARMRTRRGGHADDYVLPEELVARHFDHFEPPTPDEGPLVVVR from the coding sequence ATGAGTCGTGTCGTGTTCATGTGCGGTCCGTCGGGGTCGGGGAAGTCGACGTACGCCCGCCGGCTGGAGGCCGGAGGCATGGTCCGGCTCTCCTTCGACCTGGAGATGTGGCGTCGCGGCATCGCGACGGCGACGCTGCCGCCGGAGACCCGCGCCGAGATCGAGGCCGACCTGCGCGCCAGGTTGCTGGAGCTCGTCGCCGCCGGCACCGACGTCGTCCTCGACTTCTCGTTCTGGTCGCGGCAGATGCGCGAGGACTACCGCGCCCTGCTCGTCCCGACGGGCGTCGTCCCCGAGACCGTCTACCTCGCGACCGACCGCGCCACGGTCCTCGCTCGGATGCGGACCAGGCGCGGCGGCCACGCCGACGACTACGTGCTCCCCGAGGAGCTCGTCGCCCGGCACTTCGACCACTTCGAGCCGCCGACGCCGGACGAGGGCCCGCTGGTCGTCGTGCGTTAG
- a CDS encoding transcriptional regulator — MTASDPGLLVLHAVRLLGFAPTERVAARFGLDAHDTAEALEDARARGWVEWSSFGDAAGWSLTPRGKAEGERLLAAELDATGRRDLVHRTYLDFLELNGCLLRAVTDWQTRPAAGDPLAANDHQDLRWDRRTLGSLDELGIRLRPLAAVLADTLDRLDGYGTRFAAALAEVERGDRRWVDALEVDSCHTVWFQLHEDLLATLGIARGQAQP, encoded by the coding sequence GTGACGGCCTCGGACCCCGGGCTGCTGGTCCTGCACGCGGTCCGGCTGCTCGGCTTCGCGCCCACCGAACGGGTGGCCGCCCGCTTCGGGCTCGACGCGCACGACACCGCGGAGGCCCTGGAGGACGCCCGGGCCCGGGGATGGGTCGAGTGGAGCTCGTTCGGCGACGCCGCCGGCTGGTCGCTCACCCCGCGCGGGAAAGCAGAGGGCGAGCGGCTGCTCGCGGCCGAGCTCGACGCCACCGGTCGTCGCGACCTCGTGCACCGCACCTACCTCGACTTCCTCGAGCTCAACGGCTGCCTGCTGCGAGCCGTGACCGACTGGCAGACCCGGCCGGCGGCCGGGGACCCGCTGGCGGCGAACGACCACCAGGACCTGCGCTGGGACCGGCGCACCCTCGGGTCCCTCGACGAGCTGGGGATCCGGCTGCGCCCCCTGGCCGCCGTCCTCGCCGACACCCTCGACCGCCTCGACGGCTACGGCACGAGGTTCGCCGCCGCCCTGGCCGAGGTCGAGCGGGGCGACCGGCGCTGGGTCGACGCGCTCGAGGTCGACTCGTGCCACACCGTCTGGTTCCAGCTGCACGAGGACCTGCTCGCGACCCTCGGCATCGCGCGCGGCCAGGCGCAGCCGTGA
- a CDS encoding hemerythrin domain-containing protein gives MTVDTRMNSIIHAALCRDLDRTALLVDRPSELEPERLTQLGTHLVWMMDLLHDHHTTEDTRLFPAMRANNPAARELLDQMDTEHQAIADAMGALTDAGRRAASGDAGAVDAIRTALPALRTVLDPHLAHEEQELAPLVPQSMGEAEWAAFEKSNTEGKAPPVLAFQGHWMLDNLGDEHAAVVKAQVPAVPRFVMLRLLGGPYRRRRTAVWGGTAAADVRSRPLTPA, from the coding sequence ATGACCGTCGACACCCGGATGAACAGCATCATCCACGCGGCGCTGTGCCGCGACCTCGACCGGACCGCGCTGCTGGTCGACCGGCCGAGCGAGCTCGAGCCCGAGCGCCTCACGCAGCTGGGCACGCACCTGGTCTGGATGATGGACCTGCTGCACGACCACCACACGACCGAGGACACCCGGCTGTTCCCGGCGATGCGGGCCAACAACCCCGCCGCGCGGGAGCTGCTCGACCAGATGGACACCGAGCACCAGGCGATCGCCGACGCGATGGGCGCCCTCACCGACGCCGGCCGCCGGGCCGCCTCGGGGGACGCCGGCGCGGTCGACGCGATCCGGACCGCCCTCCCGGCGCTGCGGACCGTGCTCGACCCACACCTGGCGCACGAGGAGCAGGAGCTCGCGCCGCTCGTCCCGCAGAGCATGGGCGAGGCCGAGTGGGCTGCCTTCGAGAAGAGCAACACCGAGGGCAAGGCGCCACCCGTGCTCGCCTTCCAGGGGCACTGGATGCTCGACAACCTGGGCGACGAGCACGCAGCGGTCGTGAAGGCACAGGTGCCGGCAGTCCCGCGCTTCGTGATGCTGCGGCTGCTCGGTGGGCCCTACCGTCGGCGGCGGACGGCCGTGTGGGGCGGCACGGCAGCCGCCGACGTACGGTCACGGCCGCTGACGCCCGCGTGA
- a CDS encoding GNAT family N-acetyltransferase, translating to MTLPHLTWPRAAGGLTLTLPTPELVDEVLRWRNDPAVTRWLIRTTVDPTAFRTAWLASVDDPRDHAVVAVLDGRAVATGSLEVHDGMAQTEPGSPGDGCEGLLGYLVDPAYAGRGIATAVAASLLDLAFRDLGLLRVTAGCFADNVASWAVMEKLGMRREQQGVRDSWHVEHGWIDGFTYAILADEWLGRGKPLASGGSQARPSTS from the coding sequence GTGACCCTCCCCCACCTGACCTGGCCTCGAGCGGCCGGCGGGCTGACCCTCACGCTCCCGACCCCTGAGCTCGTCGACGAGGTCCTCCGGTGGCGCAACGACCCCGCCGTGACCCGCTGGCTGATCCGGACGACCGTCGACCCGACCGCCTTCCGCACGGCCTGGCTGGCGTCCGTCGACGATCCCCGGGACCACGCCGTGGTGGCCGTGCTCGACGGACGGGCGGTCGCGACCGGGTCGCTCGAGGTCCACGACGGGATGGCGCAGACCGAGCCCGGCTCCCCCGGCGACGGCTGCGAGGGGCTGCTCGGCTACCTCGTCGACCCGGCGTACGCCGGCCGCGGCATCGCCACGGCGGTCGCGGCCTCGCTGCTGGACCTCGCGTTCCGCGACCTCGGGCTGCTGCGCGTGACCGCCGGCTGCTTCGCCGACAACGTCGCCTCGTGGGCCGTGATGGAGAAGCTCGGCATGCGGCGCGAGCAGCAAGGGGTGCGCGACTCATGGCACGTCGAGCACGGCTGGATCGACGGCTTCACCTACGCGATCCTCGCCGACGAGTGGCTCGGTCGGGGCAAACCCCTTGCCTCGGGCGGCTCGCAGGCTCGACCCTCGACGTCATGA
- the acnA gene encoding aconitate hydratase AcnA, whose amino-acid sequence MASQDSFGAKSTLSVGDQDYEIFRLDAVEGDGLDVKSLPFSLKVLLENLLRTEDGADITAEDIKALAGWDADADPDKEIQFTPARVIMQDFTGVPCVVDLATMREAMADLGGDASKINPLAPAEMVIDHSVIADVFGSADAFERNVEIEYERNRERYQFLRWGQGAFDDFKVVPPGTGIVHQVNIEHLARTVFTREVDGVLQAYPDTCVGTDSHTTMVNGIGVVGWGVGGIEAEAAMLGQPVSMLIPRVVGFKLSGELPEGSTATDLVLTITEMLRKHGVVGKFVEFYGDGVGALPLANRATIGNMSPEFGSTIAVFPIDEETIKYLELTGRPQEQLDLVEAYAREQGLWHDTDAEGYVEPRYSEQLELDLATVVPSLAGPKRPQDRVEVTKAAAEFDKALADYTDDKAATATLSLDGQELEIGHGAVTIAAITSCTNTSNPSVMIGAALLAKNAVDKGLTRKPWVKTTLAPGSKVVSDYYERAGLTPYLDKLGFNLVGYGCTTCIGNSGPLIPEVSQAVNDADLAVTSVLSGNRNFEGRINPDVKMNYLASPPLVVAYALAGSMTVDLFNDPLGQDHDGNDVFLKDLWPSPAEIERVIGEAINSDMFGSSYEDVFAGDERWRSLSTPEGDTFAWDPDSTYVRKAPYFDGMPDQPEPVADISGARVLLKLGDSVTTDHISPAGAIKKDSPAGRYLQEHGVEQRDFNSYGSRRGNHEIMIRGTFANIRLRNQLAPGTEGGVTRDFTRDGEETTVFEASERYIDAGIPLVVLAGKEYGSGSSRDWAAKGTALLGVKAVIAESYERIHRSNLIGMGVLPLQFPEGETAESLGLTGEEEFSFTGVTELNEGRTPRTVKVTAGDVEFDAVVRIDTPGEANYYRNGGIMPYVLRNLLRG is encoded by the coding sequence ATGGCCAGTCAGGACAGCTTCGGCGCCAAGAGCACGCTCAGCGTGGGCGACCAGGACTACGAGATCTTCCGGCTCGACGCCGTCGAGGGAGACGGGCTCGACGTGAAGAGCCTGCCCTTCAGCCTCAAGGTGCTCCTCGAGAACCTGCTGCGCACCGAGGACGGTGCCGACATCACGGCCGAGGACATCAAGGCGCTCGCCGGCTGGGACGCCGACGCCGACCCCGACAAGGAGATCCAGTTCACGCCGGCCCGCGTGATCATGCAGGACTTCACCGGCGTGCCCTGCGTGGTCGACCTGGCCACCATGCGCGAGGCGATGGCCGACCTCGGCGGCGACGCGTCGAAGATCAACCCGCTCGCCCCGGCCGAGATGGTCATCGACCACTCCGTCATCGCCGACGTCTTCGGCTCGGCCGACGCCTTCGAGCGCAACGTCGAGATCGAGTACGAGCGCAACCGTGAGCGCTACCAGTTCCTCCGCTGGGGCCAGGGCGCCTTCGACGACTTCAAGGTCGTCCCGCCCGGCACCGGCATCGTCCACCAGGTCAACATCGAGCACCTCGCCCGCACCGTGTTCACCCGTGAGGTGGACGGGGTGCTCCAGGCGTACCCCGACACCTGCGTCGGCACCGACTCCCACACCACGATGGTCAACGGCATCGGCGTCGTCGGCTGGGGCGTGGGCGGCATCGAGGCCGAGGCCGCGATGCTCGGCCAGCCGGTCAGCATGCTGATCCCGCGGGTCGTGGGCTTCAAGCTGTCCGGCGAGCTCCCGGAGGGCTCGACCGCGACCGACCTCGTGCTGACGATCACCGAGATGCTGCGCAAGCACGGCGTGGTCGGGAAGTTCGTCGAGTTCTACGGTGACGGCGTCGGCGCGCTCCCGCTCGCCAACCGCGCCACGATCGGCAACATGAGTCCCGAGTTCGGCTCCACCATCGCGGTCTTCCCGATCGACGAGGAGACCATCAAGTACCTCGAGCTCACCGGCCGGCCGCAGGAGCAGCTCGACCTGGTCGAGGCGTACGCCAGGGAGCAGGGCCTCTGGCACGACACCGACGCCGAGGGCTACGTCGAGCCCCGCTACTCCGAGCAGCTGGAGCTCGACCTGGCGACGGTCGTGCCGTCGCTGGCCGGCCCCAAGCGCCCGCAGGACCGGGTCGAGGTCACCAAGGCGGCGGCGGAGTTCGACAAGGCGCTCGCCGACTACACCGACGACAAGGCCGCGACCGCGACCCTGAGCCTGGACGGCCAGGAGCTCGAGATCGGCCACGGCGCGGTCACGATCGCGGCGATCACCTCCTGCACCAACACCTCCAACCCGAGCGTGATGATCGGGGCGGCGCTGCTCGCCAAGAACGCCGTCGACAAGGGCCTCACGCGCAAGCCGTGGGTGAAGACCACGCTCGCGCCGGGCTCGAAGGTGGTCAGCGACTACTACGAGCGCGCCGGCCTGACGCCGTACCTCGACAAGCTCGGCTTCAACCTCGTCGGCTACGGCTGCACCACCTGCATCGGCAACTCGGGCCCGCTCATCCCCGAGGTCAGCCAGGCCGTCAACGACGCCGACCTCGCGGTCACCAGCGTGCTCTCCGGCAACCGCAACTTCGAGGGCCGGATCAACCCGGACGTGAAGATGAACTACCTCGCGTCGCCGCCGCTCGTGGTCGCCTACGCGCTGGCGGGCTCGATGACGGTGGACCTGTTCAACGACCCGCTGGGCCAGGACCACGACGGCAACGACGTCTTCCTCAAGGACCTCTGGCCCTCGCCTGCCGAGATCGAGCGGGTCATCGGCGAGGCGATCAACTCCGACATGTTCGGGTCGTCCTACGAGGACGTCTTCGCCGGTGACGAGCGGTGGCGCTCGCTGTCCACCCCCGAGGGCGACACCTTCGCCTGGGACCCCGACTCGACGTACGTCCGCAAGGCGCCCTACTTCGACGGCATGCCCGACCAGCCCGAGCCGGTCGCCGACATCTCCGGTGCGCGGGTGCTGCTCAAGCTGGGCGACTCGGTCACCACCGACCACATCAGCCCGGCCGGCGCCATCAAGAAGGACAGCCCCGCGGGTCGCTACCTGCAGGAGCACGGGGTCGAGCAGCGGGACTTCAACTCCTACGGGTCGCGCCGCGGCAACCACGAGATCATGATCCGCGGCACCTTCGCCAACATCCGGCTGCGCAACCAGCTGGCCCCCGGCACCGAGGGCGGCGTCACGCGCGACTTCACGCGCGACGGTGAGGAGACGACGGTCTTCGAGGCCAGCGAGCGGTACATCGACGCCGGCATCCCGCTGGTCGTGCTCGCCGGCAAGGAGTACGGCTCGGGCTCCTCGCGCGACTGGGCCGCGAAGGGCACGGCGCTGCTCGGCGTCAAGGCGGTGATCGCTGAGTCCTACGAGCGCATCCACCGCTCGAACCTGATCGGGATGGGCGTGCTGCCGCTGCAGTTCCCGGAGGGCGAGACCGCGGAGAGCCTGGGCCTCACCGGCGAGGAGGAGTTCTCCTTCACCGGTGTCACCGAGCTCAACGAGGGCCGGACGCCGCGCACCGTGAAGGTGACCGCGGGTGACGTCGAGTTCGACGCCGTGGTCCGGATCGACACCCCCGGCGAGGCGAACTACTACCGCAACGGCGGCATCATGCCGTACGTCCTGCGCAACCTGCTGCGCGGCTGA